Below is a window of Streptomyces qaidamensis DNA.
CGGCGAAGGCGTCCATCTGCTCGCGGCCGATCGACCACTTCGCGGCGATCAGCTCGGCGCTGATGCCCTGCGGGACGAGCCCCTCGGGGTAGCGCTCGGCCACCCCGGGCCCGAAGGGGTCCGCGCCGGCGGGCACGTTCGACCACATCGGCACCCGGCTCATCGACTCGACCCCGCAGGCCACGACCAGGTCGTACGCGCCCGAGAGGACGCCCTGCGCCGCGAAGTGCACGGCCTGCTGGGAGGAGCCGCACTGGCGGTCCACGGTGGTCGCGGGCACCGACTCCGGGAATCCCGCCGACAGCACGGCGTAGCGGGTGGTGTTCATGGCCTGTTCGCCGACCTGGTCGACTGTGCCGCCGATGACGTCGTCGATCAGGGACGGGTCGATCCCGGACCGTTCGACGAGGGTGCGCAGGGTGTGGGCGAGGAGGTCCACCGGGTGGACGTGTGCCAGGGCGCCGTTCGGCTTGCCCTTGCCTATGGGGGTGCGTACGGCTTCGACGATGACTGCGTCACGCATGTGCGGGCCTCCACGACTACCTGTGAGTAGGAAATCCGAACTCACCGTAGCCCCGAGGGTTGGAAATTCCAACCCTCTCCTAGACTGGGCCTCATGGCCGCCCGCAAAGACCCGCGCCCCTGCTCCATCGCCGACACCCTCGCGCTCGTCGGCGAGAAGTACTCCCTGCTGGTACTGCGGGAGGTGTGCCTGGGCAACGGCCGGTTCGACCAGCTGGTCCGCAACACCGGCGCCCCGCGCGACATCCTGGCCACCCGGCTGCGCCGGCTCGTCGACGCCGGGATCCTGGCCAAGCACCTGTACAGCGAACGTCCGCAGCGCTTCGAGTACCGGCCGACCCGGGCGGGACTGGAACTGGAGCCGGTACTGGTGACCCTCATGGCCTGGGGCGACCGCCACCTCCGGCCCGACGGCGACCGTCCGATGCTCCTGGAGCACTCCTGCGGCCAGACCCTCACCCCGGCCGTCACCTGCCGGCTGTGCGGCGACGAGGTGCGCCACGAGGACCTCACGGCCCGCCCCCAGACGCCCGGCTGGACGGTGACCGGACCCACCGCGGCCTGATCGCCGCTGGTCGGGAGCCGCATCCAACCCCTGTGTCCGGGTGGCCTTCCGGGGGCGCTACGCTTCCCCCTCGGCACACCTGATCCCCCGTTCCCCGCAACGGCAATCCGGTGTGTCCGTCGTCCGTCCCACGATCGGCACTTGGACTCCGTTACCTCATGTCTTGGTTCGAATCACTCATCCTCGGACTCGTCCAGGGGCTGACCGAGTTCCTCCCCGTCTCCTCCAGCGCCCACCTGCGGCTGACGGCGGCCTTCTCGGGCTGGAAGGACCCGGGCGCGGCCTTCACGGCGATCACGCAGATCGGCACCGAGGCAGCCGTGCTGATCTACTTCCGCAAGGACATCGGACGGATCATCTCGGCGTGGACGCGCTCGCTCACCGACAAGGCGCTGCGCAGTGACCCCGATGCCCGGATGGGCTGGCTGGTGATCGTCGGCTCGATCCCGATCGGCGTGCTCGGCGTGACGCTGAAGGACCAGATCGAGGGACCGTTCCGCGATCTGCGGATCACCGCGACGATGCTGATCGGCATGGGCATCGTCCTGGGCGTCGCCGACCGGCTCGCGGCCCGCGACGAGAGCGGCGGCAAGCACCGCGCGCCCAAGCAGCGCAAGGCCCTTGAGGACCTCGGCGTCCGGGACGGCCTGATCTACGGCGTCTGCCAGGCCATGGCGCTCGTCCCGGGCGTCTCGCGCTCCGGCGCCACCATCAGCGGCGGCCTTTTCATGGGCTACAAGCGCGAGGCCGCGGCCCGCTACTCCTTCCTCCTCGCCATCCCCGCGGTGCTCGCCTCCGGCGTGTTCGAGCTGAAGGACGCCACGGAGGGCGGCCACGTCTCCTGGGGACCGACGATCTTCGCCACAGTGATCGCCTTCGGGGTCGGGTACGCCGTGATCGCGTGGTTCATGAAGTTCATCTCGACCAAGAGCTTCATGCCCTTCGTCTACTACCGCATCGCCCTCGGCATCGTCATCATCGTGCTGGTCAGCATGGGTGCCCTGAGCCCTCACGCGGCCGAGTCGGCGGGCTGACCCGGCCTCTTAACCACTCTTCCTGAGTGCCTATTCGCGTGCCTCTCCACGTACTTTCTCGCGGATACGCGTAGCCAACCGGAGTGATTTGCAGCCCGATTCTCCCAGCGTTCTCCCACTGGGAGGGGAGAGAATCGTTCGTCACGGAGCTGCCGCAGCCTCCGAAGTCATAGCCCACTGTCAGACCCGGGCCCCAGACTCGGATCATGCCCACCACTCCCCCGCCGTCGGGCCGTCGCGGCCTACCTTTGTCGTGCAGGCGGAGATCCGCGTCCTGCTGCAGGAGACGGGCGGCTGGCTGTGGGGGCCGACCCGGGAGCGGTACGAGGCGCTGCGGGACGAATGGGTTGAGGCAGTGCGCGGGGAAATGACCAAGCTGGCCGCGCCCTGCACGAAGGCAGGTAAGTCCCGTCACAATCCGCGCGGGGCGCGCGCGAGTATGCCGGAACTGGCTTTCAGACGGGCAGGTCGTGGGCCCCGAAGGTGTGCCGGCAACTGCCCCTTCCGCATCGCCCGTTCGGGCCGAACTCGAAGTCGGGGCACGGGCAGGCCAGGCAGGGGATGCCGTCGTTGGGGTCGGGCTCCCAGCCGTTGTCCATCAGCCGCGCCCGGGCGGCTTCCCGCATGCTGTGTATCTGGTCGTCGAGTTTGCGGAAGTCGGCCGCGTTTTCTTCGTAGGCTTTCGCCTGGGTGTCGGACTGCTGCATGTTGCCCTCCCAAGGGATGGTGAGGAACGTTTCTCCTATTCTCACGATGGCCCGGCGGACACCTGCTCGCATGTCGAGCGGAACGCGTTCCCAAGGGCACCGCGTGGTCCGTCCTGCCCTGGGGCCTGGGATGTCGAAGGCGACCATGCGCGCGGATAGTTGAACGGTCAGCCGAGATGCGCCGTTTCACGGAGTGGCCGCCCCGTCGGAGACCGCCGATGACGCCCCGTAGGATCCGCTCGTGAGCGACATAGAGTTCCCCGACACCCTGGAGATGGCGCTGAAGAAGGCCGTGCGGCACGCGGAGCCCGAGGTGGCCGAGGGCTGACACCGCGACGCCCCACCGGTGCGTGACCACCGACGGGGCGCCATTCAAGTGCTCGTGCCACAGACACGAACAGTGGATGATGCGCGCCCCGGGGCGGCCCCACTGCCCGATCCAGGACGTCACCTTCCCGCGGGCCACGGCTTCGCTCCCCCACCAGCCGTGCATGGCTGGGCGGCCGTCGGTGGTGAGGGTGAGGTGGTAGCGGTCGGGGTTCACGCGAGGCGGATCCCTCTGTGGCGATGCGGTTCGCGGACGATCGCGCCCTTCGTTTCCAGCTCCCGCAGCTGGTAGTGCAGCGACGACGGCTGCATGCCCATGGCAGCGGCGAGCTCGGCGACGGTGGGCGCGTCACCCTGGCCGGTGATGGCCATGCGGATGTGGCGGAGGATCTGCTCCTGCCTCTCGGTGAGGTACTCGCGGTATCTGCCCATGAGCCCAGTAGAAACCTTGTTCGATTTTTGGGGCAAGCTGGGAGACGTGACCGACCTGCCGCCCGACCTGCCCCGCCTCCGTACCCTGGAGACGTGGCTCGCGCTCACCCTCGACGAGGTGCGGCGGGCCATCGTGGCGGCCGAGCGGCGAGAAGCGGAGCGGCAGCGCGGGATCGAGGCCCGGCCGGCGCCCCCGGACTGGCTGATCGAGCTCGGCCTCAACCGGGACGCGCCGCCCGTGCAGGTGCACGTCGGCGGCTGCTGGAACGCAGGGAAGCGCACCCGCGGCATCCGGCGGGACGAGGCGCTGCGGGGCGCTCGCCGACGGGGTCGAAGTTGAAGGCGCCGGTCGTGGTCGCTGACGCCGGCTACGGCGTCAGCACCCCGTTCCGGCTCGGTCTCCAGGAGCGAGGGCTGTCCTATGTCCTGGCCCTGAACGGGAAGGAAGTCGCTCACCCGGAAGATGTTGAGCCGCACCAGCCTGCTTATGGCGGGCTCGGACCGCCCACCCTTGCCCGCTACCGCACCTCACCGCGAGCCGTCTGCGTCCTCGCGGCGGAGGCGGGTGCGGAGCGGTTCACCGAGGTGACCTGGAGGCAGGGCAGCAAAGGCGCGATGACTTCGCGGTTCGCGGTGCTGACAGTGCGGCCCGCGGGCAAGCAGTCCCTGGCCGCAGCGCAGGAGGCGGGCGGCGGCCGCAACCGGTGGGACGGCGTCCTGCCCGTCCAGACACTCCTCGTCGAATGGCCGGACGGCCAGGACGCTCCGACGGCCTACTGGATATCGAACCTGCCTGCCACCACACCGGCGGCTGACCTGGTGCGGTGGGCCAAGATGCGCTGACGGATCGAACACGATTACCGCGAGCTCAAGCACGGCCTGGGCCTGGACCACTTCGAGGGCCGCACCTGGCGCGGCTGGCACCACCACGTCACCCTCGTCACCGCCGCCCAGGCATTCCTCACCCTCAGGCGGCTCGACCCAAAAGTCCACACACCGGCCTGACTCTCTACCAGGTCCTCGACGTTCTTCAGGACCTGCTGAGGTGCTGGACCGGTACTTGCACCACCTGCGGACGGCACCTGCCCAGCCCTCGGAGCAGCCACAGACAGCCCAGAACCTAACGAAGCACTACTAGACGCGGTCCAGCGAGCCGAAATCACCGCGCCGCACGACGTAATGCCGCTCTACGCGACCGACCTGACCCACCAGCGTCTCTTCCCCGACGAGTTGCCAGCGTGTCCAATAAGTACCGCCGCCATGGTGTTCGCCTCGGCAGGAGCAGGTGCAGTCATCGTTCTCTGCGTTCTGGCAGCGGACATGGCACCGCTCGGTCGTGGAGAACTCGAGGTAGACGTCCACCTCTCCGAACCGGGTAGCGAGCGCTTCTGTGAGAGTCCTCAGATGCGGCCTGGCGATCTCCCAGCGCCCGGCGGTTACGGAGTTGTTCCAGTCGGGACGAATACGGTCTCCCAACTCTCCCAGCAGCCAGCGCCGGTTCGAGCCTCCCTGGTAAGGCATCCAGGCCCACAGGCGGGTCTCGTCGTACTTGCGGCGGATCCACGGCCTCATGCCGAAACTCCCTGCGTCTCGTCGTAGGCGCGGAGAGCTTGCGAGATGGCGCCGACGCTTGGGTGCTTCCCCCTATTTGCGCCCTCTGCAATTCGAAGGTGGGGCTGGATCTGGCGGATGGTGAACCCGCGGTCTCGAAGCGCAGCGGCCTGGACCGTCAGGGCCTCCGTCATGACGGGCTTGCGTCCCCCGACGCGACCGCGCTTGCGTGCGGCCTCCAGTCCATCCTTCGTCTTCTTGACGATGTCGCGGCGCCGGTCTTCAGCGAGCGCGAGGGCAAGGTCGAGGATGAGGGATCGTTCCTTGTGCTCGCCAGCCGCGATGCCCTCCAGCACCTTGACGGCGATGCCGCGCTCGAAGAGGTCGTTGAGGACGATGAGTCCTTCGAGGAGGTTGCGGCCGAGGCGGTCGACTTCCTGGAGCAGAGCATGTCACCGTCGCGCAAGTACTCGATGGCCGCCTTGAGTCCGGGCCGTTCTTCGGCGGTGAGCTTGCCGCTGATCTTCTCTTCGAAGACCTTGAGGCAGATCGGGTCGAGGGCGTCGTGCTGCCGTTGGACGTTCTGCTTGTCGCTACTGACGCGGACGAGGCCGACTAAAGGGCAGTTGTGGGGGTGTTTGGGGGGGGGTGGGCGCTGCATTCGTGCTGGTCGCGATGGGGTTGCAGGTAGTGGTGACGGCGTCGCGGGGATCTGCGACTCAATCGCAGGGCGTTGTTCGTTTCTGCTGGTCGGGGCTTTTCGGGTTCTGCCAGTAAACGGATTGGTGAAGCTTTTGCGCTCTTGCTCGGCGTAGCGGTTGGGCGGCGGGGGCACGGTGCGGTGGTTGGTCTGCGGGGGCCGCGGCGAGCTGGCGGTCTGGTGGGTGTGTTGCGCCTGCATCTCTGTGGTGACGGTTTGTGACGTGCCGGTGACGGTTGCGTGGTAGTTGTACTCGTGCGGTCTGATGACCGCCTTGTTCTGTTCGCTCCGTGTGGGGGTTTTCGTGCGTAGGTTCGTCGTGTCTGCTGTCGCTGTTGCTGCTGTTGGACTGGTTGCTGGGTGTGGTGGCGGTGATGGGGGTGCTGACGCGAAGGGTGGCGGGTCGGCTGGGAAGCCGGATGTCGCGGCGTGCGAGAAGGCTGTGACGGAGCAGGTGAAGAAGTCGATGGGCGGGGATAAGGCGGCGAAGGACGGGGACATGCCGGCGTCGTGTCAGGGCTTGGATGAGGCGACGAAGAAGCGGGTTGCGGAGAGGGCTGCGGCGGCTGCGGTCGCGGGTGCGCTGGGCGGCAGTGAGAAAGAGTCGTCGGAGGGGCCGGATGCGGCGGCCGACGTGAAGATCACTGAGTGCACGAAGGACGAGTTCGGCTACCCGATCGCGAAGCTGGAGGTCGTCAACTCCACCGACAAGAAGTCGGACATGAACGTTCAGGTGTCGTTCAACGGTCCGGACGGGACGCGTCTGGCGGAGGGCGGCACGGTCGTGTCCGCGCTGGAGCCGGGGCAGAAGGCGAAGGAGGACGCCATGGGGCTGAAGGAGATCTCGGGCAAGTTCACGTGCAAGGTCGGCAACGTGGACCGCTGGGAATCCAACTAACCGGGCCGGGTCCGCATGTTGGCGCCCCTGCCGAACGGTGGGGGCGTTCTGCGTGTGCGCCCACTTCGCGCCCTTGTGGCCCACCTGCACTCCCCTGACCGTGGTCTGTCAGCGGGGTGTCGGTTCTACGACAGGGGGACCACGTGGATCGCAGGTTGAATGACACGGCCGGCAGGCTGCTGCTAGCGGTGGCGGTGTTGCTGCACCGCACGGTGGCGGGTGGGCCGGCGCGGGAGCGCTGGCAGCTGCGGCGGAACGCGGCACTGCGGGCGGCGAACCAGCGGGGTGTGCCGGTGGCGGAGCTTGCGGCGCGGCTGGGGCTCAGCGAGGGATGGGTGCGGCAGGTGCTGAACGGGCGGAAGCCGGCCGAGCCGCCGGTGATCGAGGAAGCGGCGTAGGCGGACAGACGGGAAGCCCCCACCCGGGTTGTCCGGGCGGGGGCTTCGTCGTGCTCATCCGAGGTAGGTCACCTGCAGCACGGTGATCGTTTTGAGGGTGTCGCCGACGAGGAGTACGGCGAAGGCTTGCTCGGTGACGATCATCCGCACGACGCCATCGTCTTCCCCGTAGGGCTGGGTCGCCGCGATGGGGTCGTGACAGGCGTCGGCTAACGCGAGGGTGAGGGCTTCACTGACGGCCGACGGCATCGCCTGGTGCACGGCTTCGGCTGCAGGGTCGTACTTCAGGCGGTACATCGGCGCGCGTCCTCCCCGGACAAGATTGTTCTGCTACCCCGATTGGCCGCCCTTGGCCTACTTGCTGTGCCCGGGTGTGAGTGTAGCGAACGGGTGACGCTGCGTGGTCTGGATCGCCTCAGGCTGCGCCGCGGGTGCGGATGCGCTCGGCGTCCGCGAGGACCCGGTCGGTGGCGTCCGTCCAGTCAGCCGTGGGCTCCTCGCCGCGGGCCTCCGCGGCAGCGATCTCTCGGCCTCGTTCGACCGCGGCGAGGGTGTCCTTGGCGACACGCTCCCACTTGGCGAAGACCTGGAGCAGCTCGTGTGCCGGCGCGCCGTTGATCTCGCTGAGGAAGCGCTGCGCGAGGGCAGGGTTGCCGAGGGCGTCACGGATGGACTCGATGGTCCACGGCTGTTCGCTCATCCCGGCCTCCGAGCTCTAACGGATTCAACTCTCAGGCTAGCGCGTATCCGGGACCACCTACGAAAAACGGTTATGGCCGATCCGCTGTACGGGATGCCCTAACCGCAAGTTCGGCCAGGTATCTGTCATACAGCGTTCCTGACGGGCGTGAGCTTAAGCGCTTCGCTGTGCCCGTACTCGGTCCCGCAACCGCGGCAGGTGAAGCCATCGGTGTCAAGGGTGACGGCTTTGACGGTGCCGCAGGGGCAGGTGACGGGGATGCGTCGGGGTGCCCGTTCGCCGCTGATGATGGCTTCGGCTTGGCGGACGATCTGCGCTATCTCGCGGCCAAATTCGTCGAGCGCCGGGTGCCGTGAGGCGGCCCGGGTGAGGTTGAGGCGGAGCGTCTCGATGGCGGTGTCGACGCGGTGCTGGAGCCGTCCGCCGGTGCCGTGGACGCCGAGTCCGTAGCTGGCCCAGTCCTCGACCCAGGTCTCCAGGGTGCTGACCAGGCCCCCGTGGGCGGTGAGGCTGAGGATCTGCTCGTTGCGGGGCATGGGGTGGCCGCTGCTGCGGGTGACGACGGGCCCGTCGCCGCCTCCGCGCCCGGGCTGGATGCGCAGGCACAGCTGGGCGTAGAAGCCTGCGGGCCCGGCCAACTTCCGCAGGTCCTGGCCGATGCGGTGCTCGCAGGGCAGGCAGATGTACCGGCCGGTCTCGTGGTCGAGCAGCTGGCGCGGGCAGATCACGCAACGGGGCGACGGGGCGTCGTTCATCGTGCCGCGCTGGGGCGAGACCGCCATCGCGGACATCCAGCCCTCCACGTACCGGGCCTGGAAGAAGCAGCTCAAGGACTTGCCGAACGTGGGCGAGAAGTACGGCGAGGAGATCCTCACCGTCTTCTCCATGTTGATGGACGACGCCGTTGACGACGAGTTGCGGAAGACTTCGCCCGTACCGAAAGGCAAGAAGCAGCGCCGCGGCCGGTACAAGAAGAAGCCGCGCGAGCGGAAGCGCGAGATGCGCATCGAGGACGTGCACCAGCTGGCGTGCAACGCGCTCACGTTCTGGGGCCTTGATGGCTACGTGTTCGTCTGGACGATGGCCACGACCGGCATGCGCCCGGCCGGGTTGTACTCGCTGCAGAGGCTGTACTCGCATCCGTTCTGGCCCGCATCCGACCCGCTGAACGATCCCGCGGAACGGGACCGGGAGGAGCGGCACGAGGAGGACCTTGAGCGCTACGGTCCCGAC
It encodes the following:
- a CDS encoding winged helix-turn-helix transcriptional regulator — its product is MAARKDPRPCSIADTLALVGEKYSLLVLREVCLGNGRFDQLVRNTGAPRDILATRLRRLVDAGILAKHLYSERPQRFEYRPTRAGLELEPVLVTLMAWGDRHLRPDGDRPMLLEHSCGQTLTPAVTCRLCGDEVRHEDLTARPQTPGWTVTGPTAA
- a CDS encoding undecaprenyl-diphosphate phosphatase — its product is MSWFESLILGLVQGLTEFLPVSSSAHLRLTAAFSGWKDPGAAFTAITQIGTEAAVLIYFRKDIGRIISAWTRSLTDKALRSDPDARMGWLVIVGSIPIGVLGVTLKDQIEGPFRDLRITATMLIGMGIVLGVADRLAARDESGGKHRAPKQRKALEDLGVRDGLIYGVCQAMALVPGVSRSGATISGGLFMGYKREAAARYSFLLAIPAVLASGVFELKDATEGGHVSWGPTIFATVIAFGVGYAVIAWFMKFISTKSFMPFVYYRIALGIVIIVLVSMGALSPHAAESAG
- a CDS encoding LexA family protein; its protein translation is MGRYREYLTERQEQILRHIRMAITGQGDAPTVAELAAAMGMQPSSLHYQLRELETKGAIVREPHRHRGIRLA
- a CDS encoding DUF6233 domain-containing protein, with the protein product MSPVETLFDFWGKLGDVTDLPPDLPRLRTLETWLALTLDEVRRAIVAAERREAERQRGIEARPAPPDWLIELGLNRDAPPVQVHVGGCWNAGKRTRGIRRDEALRGARRRGRS
- a CDS encoding helix-turn-helix domain-containing protein — translated: MNDTAGRLLLAVAVLLHRTVAGGPARERWQLRRNAALRAANQRGVPVAELAARLGLSEGWVRQVLNGRKPAEPPVIEEAA